Genomic segment of Candidatus Methylomirabilota bacterium:
CTAGTCATAATGGAATGACCGGCTCCGATCGCAATGCGTAGGTTACGCTGCGAGCGGAGACCCGTAGCGCAGAGCTACATACGAAAGGAGCCGGTCTATGACTAAGAGTACACGATTCGTGGGCCTGGATGTTCACGCGGCGACGATCGCGGTGGCGGTGGCCGAGCCAGACGGCGAGGTCCGCGCGATCGGCACCATCCCCAATGAGCCAGACGCGGTGCGCCGGCTGGTGAAGAAGCTCGGGCCGGCCGAGCGGCTGCGGGCCTGTTACGAGGCCGGCCCGTGTGGCTACCCCCTCTACGGGCAGCTGACGCAGCTGGGCGTCGACTGCCACGTGGTGGCGCCCACTCTCGTGCCGGTCAAGGCCGGCGACCGGGTCAAGACCGATCGCCGCGACGCCGCCCGGCTGGCGCGGAGTTTCCGCAGCGGGGATCTGACCCCGGTGTGGGTGCCGGACCCCGCCCACGAGGCGCTGCGCGACCTGGTCCGCGCCCGCGAAGCCGCCAAGAAGGACCAGCGGCGCGCCCGGCATCGGCTCCAGAAGTTCCTGCTGCGGCACGGGCACCGGCCCCCGGCCGGGACAACGGCCTGGACCGAGCGGCACCGCCGGTGGCTCGCCGCGCTGCGGTTCGAGCACCCCGCCCAGGAGGCGACCCGGCTGGACTACCTGACCGAGGTGGAGCACGCCCGGGACCGGATCGGCCGGCTGGAGCGAGCCATCGACGAGGCCGTGGAGACCGCTCCGGCGTCGGTGCGCGCCGTGATCGAGGCGCTGCAGGCGCTGCGCGGCATCGCCAAGGTGTCGGCGGCCACGGTCGTGGCGGAGGTCGGCCTACTCTCCCGCTTTGGCCGCGCTCGGCGGCTGATGGGTTATAGCGGTGCGGTGGCCAGCGAGCATTCCAGCGGGCCGCGGATCCGGCACGGGCGCATTACGAAGACCGGGAACGCGCATCTGCGCCGGATCGTCGTGGAGGCCGCCTGGGCCTATCGCCACCGCCCGGGGATCGGCCCGGCCCTGCGCCAGCGCCACGCCGGCCTGAGCGAGGA
This window contains:
- a CDS encoding IS110 family transposase, with protein sequence MTKSTRFVGLDVHAATIAVAVAEPDGEVRAIGTIPNEPDAVRRLVKKLGPAERLRACYEAGPCGYPLYGQLTQLGVDCHVVAPTLVPVKAGDRVKTDRRDAARLARSFRSGDLTPVWVPDPAHEALRDLVRAREAAKKDQRRARHRLQKFLLRHGHRPPAGTTAWTERHRRWLAALRFEHPAQEATRLDYLTEVEHARDRIGRLERAIDEAVETAPASVRAVIEALQALRGIAKVSAATVVAEVGLLSRFGRARRLMGYSGAVASEHSSGPRIRHGRITKTGNAHLRRIVVEAAWAYRHRPGIGPALRQRHAGLSEEVKAMAWKAQHRLHQRYRRLLGRGKTKQQVVTAVARELLGFIWAIGVAVEAQHPGVWPRVA